The Deltaproteobacteria bacterium genome contains a region encoding:
- a CDS encoding DNA-3-methyladenine glycosylase, giving the protein MSRLDRAFFARSALRVAPDLLGCRLVRVLPDGARLEGSIVEVEAYLGDGSDEGSHSHRGPTLRNRAMFGPPGHFYVYLSHGLHFCANAVCEPEGSGAAVLIRAVEPIRGETRMRERRPGRDGVELTNGPGKLAAAFGITRDHDGACALRGALRIEARPRAFEPRIATSPRIGLGKAASLPYRFFLRENPWVSRRAGRAGPAVPIIAAPCQTRESR; this is encoded by the coding sequence GTGAGCCGGCTCGACCGCGCCTTCTTCGCGCGCTCCGCGCTCCGGGTCGCGCCGGACCTGCTCGGCTGCCGGCTCGTGCGCGTGCTTCCCGACGGCGCGCGGCTCGAGGGGAGCATCGTCGAAGTCGAAGCGTACCTGGGTGACGGCAGCGACGAGGGCTCGCACAGCCACCGCGGCCCGACGCTCCGCAATCGCGCGATGTTCGGCCCGCCGGGACACTTCTACGTGTACCTGAGCCACGGCCTGCACTTCTGCGCGAACGCGGTCTGCGAGCCCGAGGGCAGCGGCGCCGCGGTCCTGATTCGCGCGGTCGAGCCGATCCGTGGCGAAACGCGAATGCGCGAGCGCCGCCCGGGTCGCGACGGCGTCGAGCTCACGAACGGCCCCGGGAAGCTCGCCGCGGCCTTCGGCATCACGCGCGATCACGACGGTGCCTGCGCGCTGCGCGGCGCGCTGCGGATCGAAGCCCGGCCGCGGGCCTTCGAGCCGCGGATCGCGACGAGCCCGCGGATCGGCCTCGGCAAGGCGGCATCGCTCCCCTACCGATTCTTCCTGCGCGAAAACCCCTGGGTCTCGCGCCGCGCTGGCCGAGCCGGACCGGCTGTCCCTATCATCGCGGCGCCGTGCCAGACGAGGGAATCGAGATGA
- the hemE gene encoding uroporphyrinogen decarboxylase, whose product MPDEGIEMSPKRALPARERFLRAARGKPVDRPPVWLMRQAGRYLPEYRELRARTSFLDMCDRPDLATEVSLQPFRRFGMDGVVVFSDILLPLRGAGLALDFAPGPIVADPIASLSDLARLDGEIEPSVAPTCEAIRRLRRELGEKAAVLGFAGAPWTLLAYATESKLSRDLDVLSALSWRDPALLDRMLDRMVEICAETLRLEIAAGADCVQIFDTWAGMLSARRFERTAGRALREVISRLGPDRPPVIVFARGAAHLLDELAGLGADVVSLDWRVDLAAAASGIGQRVSLQGNLDPTALFAPPADLARLTGELVQAGRKARGHIVNLGHGVLQRTPVEAVGTFVRTVQEAAP is encoded by the coding sequence GTGCCAGACGAGGGAATCGAGATGAGCCCGAAGCGAGCGCTGCCCGCGCGCGAGCGATTCCTGCGCGCGGCGCGCGGCAAGCCGGTCGACCGCCCGCCGGTCTGGCTGATGCGGCAGGCCGGACGCTACCTGCCGGAGTACCGCGAGCTTCGCGCGCGGACGAGCTTCCTCGACATGTGCGATCGGCCCGACCTGGCCACCGAGGTCTCGCTGCAGCCGTTCCGGCGCTTCGGCATGGACGGCGTCGTGGTCTTCTCCGACATCCTGCTTCCGCTTCGCGGCGCGGGGCTGGCGCTCGACTTCGCGCCGGGTCCGATCGTCGCCGACCCGATCGCGAGCCTGTCCGACCTCGCGCGACTCGACGGCGAGATCGAGCCCTCGGTCGCGCCGACCTGCGAGGCGATCCGCCGCCTGCGCCGCGAGCTCGGCGAGAAGGCGGCGGTGCTCGGCTTCGCCGGCGCGCCGTGGACGCTTCTGGCCTACGCGACCGAGTCGAAGCTCTCGCGCGATCTCGACGTGCTCTCCGCGCTCTCCTGGCGCGACCCCGCGCTTCTCGACCGGATGCTCGATCGGATGGTCGAGATCTGCGCCGAGACGCTCCGGCTCGAGATCGCGGCCGGCGCCGACTGCGTGCAGATCTTCGACACCTGGGCGGGAATGCTCTCGGCAAGGCGCTTCGAGCGCACCGCCGGCCGAGCGCTTCGCGAGGTGATCTCGCGCCTGGGTCCCGATCGCCCGCCGGTGATCGTCTTCGCGCGCGGCGCTGCGCACCTGCTCGACGAGCTCGCGGGGCTGGGCGCGGACGTCGTCTCGCTCGACTGGCGCGTCGACCTGGCGGCGGCCGCGTCGGGGATCGGGCAGCGCGTCTCGCTGCAGGGGAATCTCGACCCGACCGCGCTCTTCGCGCCGCCCGCCGACCTGGCGCGCCTGACCGGCGAGCTGGTGCAGGCCGGCCGGAAGGCGCGCGGACACATCGTGAACCTCGGCCACGGCGTGCTCCAGCGCACCCCCGTCGAGGCGGTCGGAACGTTCGTGCGGACGGTCCAGGAAGCGGCGCCGTGA
- the hemG gene encoding protoporphyrinogen oxidase produces the protein MTRAETVVVGAGIAGLACATELVERGAQDVLVLEAAPRAGGAAETVVRGDYTVERGPNTVRGTPGLERLAKSVGLELIAAKRAAPCLVSNGALVSLPPSPGKLLSGSLLPWRGIAGVLAEPLRPVRPGPKTVRDLVVERFGETVAGRFADLLTLGIYGESADRVGFESAFPDLAAALEGAGGRFSRLALQRLRARGSGPTRMGVVSTAHGLGGLCDRLAAKLGERLRTSTPLLRARGRSGGFELEVGERGETKLACRNLVLAISPTAVARALELPAAAALLASYRAVPQTLVTFALEEPACAERWPGLGFLAPSRERLPMLGCLFPSNLFEGRAPRGSLLLSVFAARELRAEPDAVLVREIAPVLTRLLGARSAPRLLDVARYPEGISLYDVDHRARTLRLKSALAESGGPILCGVGYDGVAFGAAAESGLAAAAALAKRA, from the coding sequence GTGACTCGCGCCGAGACCGTCGTCGTCGGCGCGGGCATCGCGGGGCTCGCGTGCGCGACCGAGCTGGTCGAGCGCGGCGCGCAGGACGTGCTCGTCCTCGAGGCCGCGCCGCGCGCGGGCGGCGCGGCCGAGACCGTGGTCCGCGGCGACTACACCGTAGAGCGTGGACCCAACACCGTGCGCGGAACGCCCGGCCTCGAGCGGCTGGCGAAGTCCGTGGGGCTCGAGCTGATCGCCGCGAAGCGCGCTGCTCCGTGCCTGGTCTCGAACGGCGCGCTCGTGTCGCTGCCGCCGTCGCCCGGGAAGCTGCTCTCGGGGTCGCTTCTGCCCTGGCGCGGGATCGCCGGCGTGCTCGCCGAGCCGCTGCGCCCGGTCCGACCCGGCCCGAAGACGGTCCGCGATCTGGTCGTGGAGCGCTTCGGCGAGACGGTCGCCGGCCGCTTCGCCGACCTGCTGACGCTCGGGATCTACGGCGAGAGCGCCGACCGCGTCGGCTTCGAGTCCGCGTTTCCGGATCTGGCCGCCGCGCTCGAAGGCGCGGGCGGGCGCTTCTCGCGGCTGGCGCTGCAGCGGCTGCGCGCGCGAGGCAGCGGACCGACACGGATGGGTGTCGTGTCGACCGCGCACGGCCTGGGGGGTCTCTGCGACCGGCTGGCCGCGAAGCTCGGCGAGCGGCTGCGAACCTCGACGCCGCTACTGCGCGCGCGCGGCCGCTCGGGCGGCTTCGAGCTCGAGGTCGGCGAGCGCGGCGAGACGAAGCTCGCCTGTCGCAACCTGGTTCTCGCGATCTCGCCGACCGCGGTCGCGCGGGCGCTCGAGCTGCCGGCGGCGGCGGCGCTGCTCGCCTCGTACCGCGCCGTGCCCCAGACGCTGGTCACGTTCGCGCTCGAGGAGCCCGCCTGCGCGGAGCGCTGGCCGGGCCTGGGGTTCCTCGCGCCGTCGCGCGAGCGGCTGCCGATGCTCGGCTGCCTGTTCCCGAGCAACCTCTTCGAAGGCCGAGCGCCGCGCGGCTCGCTGCTGCTCTCCGTCTTCGCCGCGCGCGAGCTGCGCGCGGAGCCCGACGCGGTTCTGGTGCGCGAGATCGCCCCCGTGCTCACGCGCCTGCTCGGCGCGCGCTCGGCGCCGCGCCTTCTCGACGTCGCGCGCTATCCCGAGGGCATCTCGCTCTACGACGTCGACCACCGCGCGCGCACGCTCCGGCTGAAGAGCGCGCTCGCCGAATCGGGCGGGCCGATCCTCTGCGGTGTCGGCTACGACGGCGTGGCGTTCGGGGCAGCCGCGGAGTCGGGGCTCGCCGCCGCAGCCGCGCTCGCGAAGCGCGCCTAG
- a CDS encoding efflux RND transporter permease subunit, whose translation MSGAVAWFARNPVAANLLMGVVVIGGLLSAAAIPQKEMPDIQIDMVIVSVEYRGAAPEEVEEGVCVRIEEELDGVEGIEKILSTSSESSCVVSAELLQGADVTRAVADVKNKVDALDTLPDESEKPIVSQVTIRRSVADVAIFGDADERSLKQLAERVRDELAAEPGITQVEVTNARPYEISIEVPEANLRRHGLSFDQVAQAVRRSSLDLPGGTIKTEGGEILLRSKTQAYVGRQFEELVVLSRADGTRVKLGDVAQVVDGFEDTDQSARFDGKPAVMVRVYRIGDQDVIEISDAVKRYVQAAQPRMPEGISIRVWRDSSVGLRARLSTLYSNGIQGLVLVVAILMLFLRARVALWVSMGVPVALLGALFVMPSLGYSINSISTFGFIMVLGMLVDDAIVVGENVFTHQQAGENWLNAAIRGTSEVTVPVIFGVLTTVAAFSPLLFVPGTMGQIMSVMGTVVIVCLVFSLIESQLVLPSHLGHGHDRRAGGSRLGARAARAMDAWVRFQTRFDARFQAFLGGTYSRWLAASLSWRYATVSVAVALLLLAVASVASGRLRFSFFPPIEADYVSAQLTMPQGTPASVTAEAVRQIENAALALAAELDREHDLGGSSHVVHSSASVGEQPFAAGGGAGGGPPPTSRARVGSHLGEVTLELVPADERTLRSSEIAARWRELTGPVPDAVELLFASALFAAGEAVNVQLQGADIGALREAAERLKGQLATYPGVTDIADSFRAGKKEIKLKIHPEAEALGLTQLDLARQVRQAFYGEEAQRIQRGRDDVRVMVRYPAEERRALGDLENMRIRTPDGSEVAFGTVASADLGRGFASIRRSDRQRVVNVTADVNRKLTTETAIVAALESGPLPEILADYPGLSYRLEGTQREQQRVFGSLGRSFVIALFAIYALLAIPLRSYSQPLLIMSVIPFGFVGAIGGHLLLGRDMAMMSVTGLVAASGVVVNASLVLVHYVNQRREEGVELEQAVRESAVARFRPIFLTSATTFLGLAPLMSARSMQAQFLIPMAISLAFGVLVAAGITLFVVPSGYLILEDLRRLPERARKRIRRARPVVQRGPLADP comes from the coding sequence ATGAGCGGAGCGGTCGCCTGGTTCGCGCGCAACCCCGTCGCGGCGAACCTGCTGATGGGCGTGGTCGTGATCGGCGGCCTGCTCAGCGCCGCCGCGATCCCGCAGAAGGAGATGCCCGACATCCAGATCGACATGGTCATCGTGTCGGTCGAGTACCGCGGCGCAGCGCCCGAGGAGGTCGAAGAAGGCGTCTGCGTGCGAATCGAAGAGGAGCTCGACGGCGTGGAGGGGATCGAGAAGATCCTCTCGACGTCGAGCGAGAGCTCCTGCGTGGTCAGCGCGGAGCTCCTGCAGGGCGCCGACGTGACCCGCGCGGTCGCCGACGTGAAGAACAAGGTCGACGCGCTCGACACGCTTCCGGACGAGTCCGAGAAGCCGATCGTCTCGCAGGTCACGATCCGCCGCTCGGTGGCCGACGTGGCGATCTTCGGCGACGCGGACGAGCGCAGCCTGAAGCAGCTCGCCGAGCGCGTGCGCGACGAGCTCGCGGCGGAGCCGGGCATCACCCAGGTCGAGGTCACCAACGCCCGGCCGTACGAGATCTCGATCGAGGTTCCGGAAGCCAACCTGCGCCGCCACGGGCTGAGCTTCGACCAGGTCGCGCAGGCCGTGCGCCGCTCGTCGCTCGACCTGCCGGGCGGGACGATCAAGACCGAGGGCGGCGAGATCCTGCTGCGCTCCAAGACCCAGGCCTACGTCGGCCGGCAGTTCGAGGAGCTGGTCGTGCTGTCGCGCGCCGACGGCACGCGCGTGAAGCTCGGCGACGTCGCGCAGGTGGTCGACGGCTTCGAGGACACCGACCAGAGCGCGCGCTTCGACGGCAAGCCCGCCGTGATGGTGCGCGTGTACCGGATCGGCGATCAGGACGTGATCGAGATCTCGGATGCGGTGAAGCGCTACGTGCAGGCCGCGCAGCCGCGCATGCCCGAGGGCATCTCGATCCGCGTCTGGCGCGACTCGTCGGTGGGTCTGCGCGCGCGGCTCTCGACCCTGTACTCGAACGGCATCCAGGGGCTGGTGCTCGTGGTCGCGATCCTGATGCTGTTCCTGCGCGCGCGCGTCGCGCTCTGGGTCTCGATGGGGGTGCCGGTCGCGCTGCTCGGCGCGCTCTTCGTGATGCCGTCGCTCGGCTACTCGATCAACTCGATCTCGACCTTCGGCTTCATCATGGTTCTGGGCATGCTCGTCGACGACGCGATCGTGGTCGGCGAGAACGTCTTCACCCATCAGCAGGCGGGCGAGAACTGGCTGAACGCGGCGATCCGCGGCACGAGCGAGGTGACGGTGCCGGTGATCTTCGGGGTGCTGACGACGGTGGCCGCATTCTCGCCGCTGCTCTTCGTTCCCGGAACCATGGGACAGATCATGTCGGTGATGGGAACCGTCGTGATCGTGTGCCTGGTCTTCTCGCTGATCGAGTCCCAGCTCGTGCTTCCCTCGCACCTCGGACACGGGCACGATCGCCGCGCGGGCGGCTCGCGCCTGGGCGCGCGCGCCGCGCGCGCGATGGACGCCTGGGTGCGCTTCCAGACCCGCTTCGACGCGCGCTTCCAGGCGTTCCTCGGCGGCACGTACTCGCGCTGGCTCGCTGCGAGTCTCTCGTGGCGCTATGCGACGGTATCGGTCGCGGTGGCGCTCCTGCTGCTCGCGGTCGCGTCCGTCGCGAGCGGCCGGCTCCGCTTCTCGTTCTTCCCGCCGATCGAGGCCGACTACGTTTCGGCGCAGCTCACCATGCCCCAGGGTACACCGGCGAGCGTCACGGCGGAGGCGGTGCGGCAGATCGAGAACGCGGCGCTCGCGCTCGCAGCCGAGCTCGATCGCGAGCACGATCTGGGCGGCTCGAGCCACGTCGTCCATTCCAGCGCGTCGGTCGGCGAGCAGCCGTTCGCCGCGGGCGGCGGCGCCGGCGGCGGCCCGCCGCCCACCTCGCGCGCGCGCGTGGGCTCGCACCTGGGCGAGGTGACGCTCGAGCTCGTGCCCGCGGACGAGCGCACGCTGCGCAGCAGCGAGATCGCCGCGCGCTGGCGCGAGCTCACCGGGCCGGTGCCGGACGCGGTCGAGCTGCTGTTCGCTTCGGCGCTCTTCGCCGCCGGCGAGGCCGTGAACGTGCAGCTTCAGGGCGCCGACATTGGCGCGCTTCGCGAGGCCGCCGAGCGCTTGAAGGGCCAGCTCGCGACCTATCCCGGTGTCACCGACATCGCGGATTCTTTCCGTGCCGGGAAGAAGGAGATCAAGCTCAAGATCCACCCCGAGGCCGAGGCGCTGGGGCTCACCCAGCTCGATCTGGCCCGGCAGGTCCGGCAGGCGTTCTACGGCGAGGAGGCGCAGCGCATCCAGCGCGGGCGCGACGACGTGCGCGTGATGGTGCGCTACCCGGCGGAGGAGCGGCGGGCGCTGGGCGATCTGGAGAACATGCGCATCCGCACGCCCGACGGAAGCGAGGTCGCCTTCGGCACGGTCGCGAGCGCAGATCTCGGCCGCGGCTTCGCGAGCATTCGCCGCTCCGACCGGCAGCGGGTCGTGAACGTGACCGCGGACGTGAATCGCAAGCTCACCACCGAGACGGCGATCGTCGCCGCGCTCGAGTCCGGACCGCTTCCGGAGATCCTCGCCGACTACCCCGGCCTGAGCTACCGGCTCGAGGGCACGCAGCGGGAGCAGCAGCGCGTCTTCGGCTCGCTGGGTCGATCGTTCGTGATCGCGCTCTTCGCGATCTACGCGCTGCTCGCGATCCCGCTGCGCTCCTATTCCCAGCCGCTCCTGATCATGTCGGTGATCCCGTTCGGCTTCGTGGGCGCGATCGGCGGGCATCTCTTGCTCGGTCGCGACATGGCGATGATGTCGGTGACGGGGCTGGTCGCGGCCTCGGGCGTGGTCGTGAACGCGAGCCTGGTGCTGGTGCACTACGTGAACCAGCGCCGGGAGGAAGGCGTGGAGCTCGAGCAGGCCGTGCGCGAGTCGGCGGTGGCGCGCTTCCGGCCGATCTTCCTCACCTCGGCGACGACCTTCCTCGGCCTGGCGCCGCTGATGTCCGCGCGCAGCATGCAGGCGCAGTTCCTGATCCCGATGGCGATCTCGCTCGCGTTCGGCGTGCTGGTCGCCGCCGGAATCACGCTCTTCGTGGTGCCGAGCGGCTACCTGATCCTCGAAGATCTGCGGCGCCTGCCCGAGCGCGCGCGAAAGCGGATTCGCCGCGCGCGCCCGGTGGTGCAGCGCGGCCCGCTCGCAGATCCCTAG
- a CDS encoding efflux RND transporter periplasmic adaptor subunit has translation MKPSARLVVPLSVLALGVLGAIVLIATRPEVETKSPEAAVPLVRVMQVALRDLSLEVITHGTVAPRTESALIPEVSGTVLEISPSLVSGGFFAEGDLLVRIDPRDYEIALERARASVARAASEEARAASELVRRRALAERDFASAAQLDEAVRNQAVAAAAVREARAALVQAERDLTRTRLLAPYAGRVRDEKVDVGQFVTRGAPVATLYAVDWAEVRLPVPDEELAFLELPLFWRGEATEALGPEVKLYARFGGEEHEWTGRVVRTEGEIDPRSRMVHVVARVEDPYGRTGGEERTPLAVGLFVRAAIQGKLASSVAVLPRAAIRGDSQVLVVDAEGRLRFRDVEILRALRDEVVIRTGLTDGERVCVSPLETVVDGMQIRVASDVDVAAPGRTR, from the coding sequence ATGAAGCCGTCTGCCCGCCTGGTCGTTCCGCTCTCCGTGCTCGCGCTGGGGGTGCTGGGGGCCATCGTCCTGATCGCGACCCGACCCGAGGTCGAGACGAAGTCGCCGGAGGCGGCCGTGCCGCTGGTTCGCGTCATGCAGGTCGCGCTTCGCGATCTTTCGCTCGAGGTGATCACGCACGGCACGGTCGCGCCGCGCACGGAGAGCGCGCTGATCCCCGAGGTCTCGGGGACGGTGCTCGAGATCTCGCCCTCGCTGGTTTCGGGCGGGTTCTTCGCCGAGGGCGATCTGCTGGTGCGCATCGACCCGCGCGACTACGAGATCGCGCTCGAACGCGCGCGCGCCTCCGTGGCGCGCGCCGCGAGCGAAGAGGCGCGCGCGGCGTCCGAGCTCGTCCGCCGCCGCGCGCTCGCGGAGCGCGACTTCGCGAGCGCGGCCCAGCTCGACGAGGCAGTGCGCAATCAGGCCGTCGCCGCCGCGGCGGTTCGCGAGGCGCGCGCCGCGCTCGTGCAGGCCGAGCGCGATCTCACGCGCACCCGCCTGCTCGCTCCCTACGCCGGGCGGGTTCGCGACGAGAAGGTGGACGTCGGGCAGTTCGTGACCCGCGGCGCGCCGGTCGCGACGCTCTACGCGGTGGATTGGGCGGAGGTGAGGCTGCCGGTTCCCGACGAGGAGCTCGCGTTCCTCGAGCTGCCGCTGTTCTGGCGCGGCGAGGCGACCGAGGCGCTCGGCCCCGAGGTGAAGCTCTACGCGCGCTTCGGCGGCGAGGAGCACGAGTGGACCGGGCGCGTCGTCCGCACCGAGGGCGAGATCGACCCGCGCAGCCGGATGGTCCACGTGGTGGCGCGCGTCGAGGATCCCTACGGCCGGACCGGGGGCGAGGAGCGCACTCCCCTCGCGGTCGGCCTCTTCGTGCGCGCGGCGATCCAGGGCAAGCTCGCAAGCTCCGTCGCCGTGCTGCCCCGGGCCGCGATTCGCGGCGACTCGCAGGTGCTCGTGGTCGACGCGGAGGGGCGCCTGCGCTTCCGCGACGTCGAGATCCTGCGCGCGCTTCGCGACGAGGTCGTGATCCGCACCGGGCTCACGGACGGCGAGCGCGTCTGCGTCTCGCCGCTCGAGACGGTCGTCGACGGCATGCAGATCCGCGTCGCGTCGGACGTCGACGTCGCCGCTCCGGGGCGGACCCGATGA
- a CDS encoding TetR/AcrR family transcriptional regulator produces MAESVPPRGTRERILDAAERLFLERGFRGASLRELTSSARVNLAAVGYHFGGKDELLRAVLERHVGPVNAERLRRLDRIEADWRAGKPRRLEPVLAALLEPAFASASSEPESRDVATLLFREPHERMPELIESLFGECARRFHAAIARALGRADATATALRFQMVIGAMLHFLAGRHRHSRSFTGLEPGIPERVVLDELIAFLAAGLRAPARPKVRARRAAAAASEEALR; encoded by the coding sequence ATGGCGGAGTCGGTTCCCCCGAGAGGCACGCGCGAGCGGATCCTCGACGCCGCGGAGCGGCTCTTTCTGGAGCGCGGCTTCCGCGGCGCGTCGCTTCGCGAGCTCACCAGCTCCGCGCGCGTGAACCTGGCCGCGGTCGGGTACCACTTCGGCGGCAAGGACGAGCTGCTCCGCGCGGTGCTCGAGCGCCACGTCGGGCCCGTGAACGCCGAGCGCCTGCGGCGACTCGACCGGATCGAGGCGGACTGGCGCGCGGGCAAGCCGCGCCGGCTGGAGCCGGTGCTCGCGGCGCTGCTCGAGCCGGCCTTCGCGTCGGCTAGCTCGGAGCCCGAGTCGCGCGACGTCGCGACGCTGCTCTTCCGCGAGCCGCACGAGCGCATGCCGGAGCTGATCGAGAGCCTGTTCGGCGAGTGCGCCCGGCGGTTTCACGCGGCGATCGCGCGCGCGCTCGGCCGGGCCGACGCGACGGCGACGGCGCTGCGCTTCCAGATGGTGATCGGGGCGATGCTGCACTTCCTGGCCGGCCGCCACCGACACTCGCGGTCCTTCACGGGACTCGAACCCGGGATTCCAGAACGCGTCGTGCTCGACGAGCTGATCGCGTTTCTCGCGGCCGGGCTCCGCGCGCCCGCTCGCCCGAAAGTTCGCGCGCGCCGTGCCGCTGCTGCTGCTTCCGAGGAGGCCCTGCGATGA
- a CDS encoding cytochrome c5 family protein — translation MRGEARARILLLLALCVAACSAEREPAAPIALSDANARAYQSACASCHSRPGIGAPLTGVDADWRERRKQGLDTLLVHTVEGFRGMPPLGTCGLCSEGDLRELIRYMAGLP, via the coding sequence GTGCGCGGCGAAGCCAGAGCGCGGATCCTGCTCCTGCTCGCGCTCTGCGTCGCCGCGTGCAGCGCCGAGCGCGAGCCGGCCGCGCCGATCGCGCTCTCCGACGCGAACGCGCGCGCCTATCAGTCCGCCTGCGCGAGCTGCCATTCGCGGCCGGGGATCGGCGCGCCGCTCACCGGCGTCGACGCGGACTGGCGCGAGCGAAGGAAGCAGGGCCTGGACACCCTTCTCGTGCACACGGTCGAAGGCTTTCGCGGCATGCCGCCGCTCGGCACCTGTGGACTCTGCTCGGAGGGCGATCTGCGCGAGCTGATCCGCTACATGGCGGGGCTGCCATGA
- a CDS encoding FAD-binding protein, giving the protein MKGPGLSRRELLRGALAAGAALLLPQTRARAADPLPPVWLDGGPLPWRNWSGFQHCRPLLRLGPASESELLEMLGHASAPIRPAGAGHSFSGLVPSDGSLLFLDGLAGIASVDAANLQAEVWAGSRLGALGPALAAHGQAMPNLPDIHYQTLGGAIATSTHGTGVLLGSLSSCVVGLSIATPRGELLDCDASRNAELFHAARTSLGALGVVTRFRLQNQPTFRLREKTAWRDLDEVLANLARDREASRSYEFYAFPHANVALAIATDETDAEPYSSGEDDPDGLALLQTLFDLTRRLPGIGTPIYDALLRRSGTSEHAGESHRVLTHPRTTRFNEMEYTVPAEAGPECLLEVLQTIRERELPICFPIECRYVREDDVWLSMFHERPGFSISVHQFADRDFSEYFAAVEPIFWKYEGRPHWGKLHTLDAARLAPLYPRFREFQALRRSLDPHGRLVNPHLASVLGI; this is encoded by the coding sequence ATGAAGGGGCCCGGTCTCTCGCGCCGCGAGCTGCTTCGCGGCGCGCTCGCGGCGGGCGCGGCGCTGCTCTTGCCGCAGACGCGTGCGCGCGCGGCAGACCCGCTGCCGCCCGTGTGGCTCGATGGCGGCCCCCTGCCCTGGCGCAACTGGTCCGGCTTTCAGCACTGCCGCCCCCTGCTGCGGCTCGGGCCGGCGAGCGAATCCGAGCTGCTCGAGATGCTCGGGCACGCGAGCGCGCCGATCCGGCCCGCGGGCGCGGGTCACTCGTTCAGCGGGCTCGTGCCGAGCGACGGCTCGCTGCTGTTCCTGGACGGGCTCGCCGGCATCGCCTCGGTCGACGCGGCCAACCTGCAGGCCGAGGTCTGGGCCGGTTCCCGGCTCGGGGCGCTGGGCCCCGCGCTCGCGGCGCACGGACAGGCGATGCCGAACCTGCCGGACATCCACTACCAGACGCTCGGCGGCGCGATCGCGACGTCCACGCACGGCACCGGGGTGTTGCTCGGATCGCTCTCGTCCTGCGTGGTCGGGCTCTCGATCGCCACGCCGCGCGGCGAGCTTCTGGACTGCGACGCCTCGCGCAACGCCGAGCTGTTCCATGCCGCGCGCACCTCGCTCGGCGCGCTCGGGGTCGTCACGCGCTTCCGGCTGCAAAACCAGCCGACGTTCCGGCTGCGAGAGAAGACCGCCTGGCGGGATCTGGACGAGGTGCTCGCGAACCTCGCGCGCGATCGCGAGGCGAGCCGCAGCTACGAGTTCTACGCGTTCCCGCACGCGAACGTCGCGCTCGCGATCGCGACCGACGAGACCGACGCAGAGCCGTACTCGAGCGGCGAGGACGATCCCGACGGGCTCGCGCTGCTGCAGACGCTCTTCGACCTGACGCGCCGGCTGCCGGGGATCGGCACGCCGATCTACGACGCGCTGCTGCGCCGATCGGGAACCAGCGAGCACGCCGGCGAGTCGCATCGCGTGCTGACCCATCCGCGCACCACGCGCTTCAACGAGATGGAGTACACCGTGCCGGCCGAAGCCGGGCCCGAGTGTCTGCTCGAGGTGCTCCAGACGATCCGCGAGCGAGAGCTTCCGATCTGCTTTCCGATCGAGTGCCGCTACGTGCGCGAGGACGACGTCTGGCTCTCCATGTTCCACGAACGGCCGGGGTTCTCGATCTCGGTGCACCAGTTCGCCGACCGGGACTTCTCGGAGTACTTCGCCGCGGTCGAGCCGATCTTCTGGAAGTACGAGGGACGGCCGCACTGGGGAAAGCTGCACACGCTCGACGCCGCGCGGCTCGCCCCGCTCTACCCGCGCTTCCGCGAGTTCCAGGCGCTGCGCCGCTCGCTCGACCCGCACGGGCGGCTGGTGAATCCGCACCTCGCAAGCGTCCTCGGCATCTAG
- a CDS encoding MBL fold metallo-hydrolase, translating to MPRFAGIALRVLVVLLALGFVGYRYLLGREPVPEQSGYAIDLDEIRRLAASLPGERASHVNHEQIAEAPLPRGAVFAGESLRTPHPMSHGAYQLVFPDGYLVIDSGFDAAGLREMSPGAALDAEGHAAIQRALAGARTIVITHEHLDHLIGIARFAEPETLPGRLRMTREQLANADELDAIGFPDSLRAALAPLDYERYAAVAPGVVLVKAAGHTPGSQMVFAQLADGSEWLFLGDVAWHMDQIRLLWYRPRLVTDFFLGEDRDAVLAQFRALHALTATGTVRLVASHDVDQRKELVASGKLGAHFQF from the coding sequence ATGCCTCGCTTCGCTGGAATCGCGCTCCGGGTGCTCGTCGTCCTGCTCGCGCTCGGCTTCGTCGGGTACCGCTACCTGCTCGGGCGCGAGCCGGTCCCCGAGCAGAGCGGCTACGCGATCGACCTCGACGAGATCCGCCGGCTCGCGGCCTCGCTTCCGGGCGAGCGCGCGTCGCACGTGAACCACGAGCAGATCGCCGAGGCCCCGCTCCCGCGCGGCGCGGTCTTCGCCGGCGAATCGCTGCGCACGCCGCACCCGATGTCGCACGGCGCCTACCAGCTCGTGTTTCCGGACGGCTATCTCGTGATCGACTCGGGCTTCGACGCCGCCGGGCTGCGCGAGATGAGTCCCGGGGCCGCGCTAGACGCCGAGGGGCATGCCGCGATCCAGCGCGCGCTCGCGGGCGCGCGCACGATCGTGATCACGCACGAGCATCTCGACCACCTGATCGGGATCGCGCGCTTCGCGGAGCCGGAAACGCTCCCCGGAAGACTGCGGATGACGCGCGAGCAGCTCGCGAACGCCGACGAGCTCGACGCGATCGGCTTTCCGGATTCACTCCGCGCCGCGCTCGCGCCGCTCGACTACGAGCGCTACGCCGCGGTGGCGCCCGGCGTCGTGCTCGTGAAGGCGGCCGGCCACACGCCCGGCAGCCAGATGGTCTTCGCGCAGCTCGCCGACGGAAGCGAGTGGCTCTTCCTCGGCGACGTCGCCTGGCACATGGACCAGATCCGCCTGCTCTGGTACCGGCCGCGGCTCGTGACCGACTTCTTTTTGGGCGAAGACCGCGACGCGGTGCTCGCGCAGTTCCGCGCGCTGCACGCGCTGACCGCGACCGGGACCGTGCGGCTCGTCGCATCGCACGACGTCGACCAGCGCAAGGAGCTCGTCGCATCGGGTAAGCTCGGCGCCCACTTCCAGTTCTGA